Proteins encoded in a region of the Rhodopirellula halodulae genome:
- a CDS encoding helix-turn-helix domain-containing protein, with protein sequence MSLPEIVARIQERKRDLDISVSDLARRSGVSQATVIRILGGEDQEFSFAKLQAILLALGISFDLTEIPAEQFRDQIATAKAKRLIALTQGNVALESQAVSQASAQSHLEEAKARIVSSSRKLWAS encoded by the coding sequence ATGAGCCTTCCAGAAATCGTCGCCCGCATTCAAGAACGAAAACGAGACCTCGACATCTCTGTTTCGGATCTTGCGCGTCGCAGCGGTGTTTCGCAGGCCACGGTCATTCGGATTCTCGGTGGTGAGGACCAAGAATTCTCTTTCGCAAAGTTGCAGGCCATTCTGCTCGCGTTGGGCATCTCTTTCGATCTAACAGAGATTCCTGCTGAGCAATTCCGAGACCAGATTGCGACTGCAAAAGCCAAACGTTTGATTGCACTCACGCAGGGTAATGTGGCTCTCGAGTCACAAGCTGTCTCGCAGGCTTCGGCTCAATCGCATCTCGAAGAAGCAAAAGCTCGCATTGTTTCGTCCAGTCGAAAACTGTGGGCGTCATGA